One window from the genome of Mucilaginibacter ginsenosidivorans encodes:
- a CDS encoding GDSL-type esterase/lipase family protein, giving the protein MPGRGFQALSIKSEGTDVADWLRWRGLTAFVLKYRVMHTLTNDPTEEQRTKPVKQMEEDAKKVIPVAIADTRAAIAYVRKHAAEYGISPDRIVIIGFSAGGTMAASSAYNYTPENKPDYVAPIYAYMPPELQGTIPADAPPMFLAAASDDGFGLAPHSVDLYSKWLASRHSAEMHLYAKGNHGFGMKHQGIPTDNWIDRFYEWLGLEGLLTPLDPQVAEARRIASQPDWPNLRRYAEANSKVPPPAPNEKRVVFLGNSITDAWINTDSAFFAGKPYYDRGISGQTTPQMLVRFREDVIELKPSVVVILAGINDIAENTGPNKLENVFGNIVSMVQLARKAGIRPVISSVLPSNHFPWRPSIIPTEKVIALNKMLKDYADRNGVVYLDYYSKMVDAEKGLPKNLSHDGVHPTLEGYRVMEPLAEKAIAEALKRKQ; this is encoded by the coding sequence GTGCCCGGGCGGGGGTTCCAGGCATTATCCATAAAAAGCGAAGGTACTGATGTTGCCGACTGGCTGAGGTGGCGGGGCCTCACCGCGTTTGTGCTGAAATATCGCGTAATGCACACCCTGACGAACGACCCCACCGAGGAACAGCGGACCAAACCCGTAAAACAGATGGAGGAAGATGCCAAAAAGGTTATCCCGGTCGCCATTGCCGACACACGCGCGGCTATAGCTTATGTGCGGAAGCATGCGGCGGAATACGGGATCTCGCCCGACCGTATTGTTATCATCGGTTTTTCGGCAGGCGGAACGATGGCTGCATCAAGCGCCTATAACTATACGCCCGAAAACAAACCCGACTATGTGGCGCCCATCTACGCATATATGCCCCCCGAATTACAGGGAACCATACCGGCCGACGCCCCGCCTATGTTTTTGGCAGCAGCAAGCGATGATGGTTTTGGCCTGGCGCCGCACAGCGTCGACCTGTACAGTAAATGGCTCGCATCCAGGCATTCGGCGGAAATGCACCTTTACGCCAAAGGCAACCACGGTTTTGGGATGAAACACCAGGGTATACCCACCGACAACTGGATAGACCGCTTTTATGAGTGGCTGGGATTAGAGGGCCTCTTAACGCCCCTCGACCCGCAGGTTGCGGAAGCGCGGCGAATAGCCAGCCAGCCCGACTGGCCCAACCTGAGAAGGTATGCAGAAGCCAATAGCAAAGTACCGCCGCCGGCGCCGAACGAGAAACGCGTGGTGTTCCTGGGTAACTCGATAACCGACGCCTGGATAAATACCGATTCTGCCTTCTTTGCAGGGAAGCCCTATTATGACAGGGGCATCAGCGGGCAAACCACACCACAGATGCTGGTTCGCTTCCGCGAAGATGTCATCGAGCTGAAACCATCGGTGGTGGTTATCTTGGCTGGTATTAACGATATTGCCGAAAATACCGGGCCCAATAAGCTGGAAAATGTTTTCGGTAACATAGTTTCCATGGTTCAGTTGGCACGTAAAGCTGGTATAAGGCCCGTTATCTCGTCGGTTCTACCGTCCAATCATTTCCCCTGGAGGCCCTCTATCATCCCCACAGAAAAGGTCATCGCCCTTAACAAAATGCTAAAGGATTACGCCGACAGGAATGGTGTGGTTTACCTGGATTATTATTCGAAGATGGTAGATGCGGAAAAAGGCCTGCCAAAAAATCTTTCTCATGACGGCGTACACCCAACATTGGAAGGTTACCGGGTAATGGAGCCATTGGCTGAAAAGGCCATTGCTGAGGCGTTGAAAAGGAAGCAATAA
- a CDS encoding MBL fold metallo-hydrolase, with product MTITFLGTGTSQGVPVIACNCEVCTSPDPRDKRLRSSVMIEAEGKVIVIDSGPDFRYQMLRAKVRHLDAIVFTHEHKDHIAGMDDIRAFNYRQESAIDVYATTRVQEALKREFSYVFAEMKYPGIPEVTLKTIDLKPFSIGNILFRPIEVMHYKLPVLGFRIGDFTYITDAKTISEPEKQKIKGTKTLVINALQIEKHISHFTFVEAIAFAKEIGAEETYFTHISHRLGRHQAILGLLPKNITLAYDGLVLEV from the coding sequence GTGACCATTACTTTTTTAGGAACCGGAACCTCGCAGGGTGTCCCAGTAATAGCCTGCAATTGCGAAGTATGTACATCGCCCGATCCCCGCGATAAACGCCTGCGCTCCTCTGTCATGATAGAAGCGGAAGGCAAGGTTATCGTCATCGACTCAGGGCCCGATTTCCGGTACCAGATGCTGCGCGCCAAAGTAAGGCACCTGGATGCCATCGTTTTTACGCACGAACACAAGGACCATATTGCAGGTATGGACGATATCCGCGCGTTTAACTACCGCCAGGAATCGGCTATTGATGTTTATGCCACTACCCGGGTACAGGAAGCTTTAAAACGCGAGTTCTCTTACGTTTTTGCCGAAATGAAATACCCCGGCATTCCTGAAGTGACCCTCAAAACCATCGACCTTAAGCCATTTTCGATTGGGAATATCCTGTTCCGGCCGATCGAAGTTATGCACTATAAATTGCCGGTACTTGGTTTCCGTATAGGCGATTTTACTTATATCACGGATGCCAAAACCATTTCGGAACCCGAAAAGCAAAAGATAAAGGGCACCAAAACGCTCGTCATCAATGCCCTGCAGATAGAGAAGCATATCTCCCATTTTACATTCGTTGAAGCTATCGCTTTCGCCAAGGAGATCGGCGCTGAAGAGACTTATTTTACGCACATCAGCCATCGGCTTGGGCGGCACCAAGCCATATTAGGCCTGCTTCCGAAAAATATCACCCTGGCTTATGACGGCCTGGTGCTGGAAGTGTAA
- a CDS encoding CocE/NonD family hydrolase, whose product MKRTCLLALLLIPFFVSAQNADSVWFVNHYTKKEVTIPMRDGIKLFTSVYLPKDKAEKHPILMERTPYSCQPYGTAFLPFWKTHLMQYCKEQYIMVIQDVRGRWMSEGEFVDVRPFNPNKKTKQDIDESTDAYDTIDWMVKNLENNNGNVGVLGTSYPGFYSNMASLSGHPALKAVSPQAPVTDWFVGDDFHHNGAFFVMDAFDFYFGGGFGQPHPKPTPLPAKKYDYPVHDNYEFYLRAGALPNLTKLVGDSLKFWNEMMNHPNRDAWWQARNARVGVRNVKPAIMIVGGEFDAEDCFGAWNLYQALVKQSPATNSRLVMGPWYHGQWENNDGTHHGNIQFGSNTSEWYANYIEVPFFNYYLKGKGSVDSITKATIYFTGENKWHRSPQWPPADMTPTPVYLEPKGNLSFSAEGNDKNTSDSYISDPAKPVPYDEGVHFNRTRTYMSDDQRFASRRTDVLSYQTGILDKDVTLGGPVIADLVVSLSNTDADFVVKLIDVYPDNGSYNNVDIYAEEDQKGPYPMGGYQMLVRAEIMRGKFRNSYEKPEPFVPGKQTEVKYTLPDVAHTFKKGHRIMIQIQSSWFPLVDRNPQQFMDIYHAKDSDFVKETVNVYHDQSKVVLPVLKNN is encoded by the coding sequence ATGAAAAGAACCTGCCTGCTTGCCCTGCTGTTGATCCCCTTTTTTGTCAGCGCCCAAAATGCCGATTCTGTTTGGTTTGTTAACCATTACACCAAAAAGGAGGTTACCATACCCATGCGTGATGGCATCAAACTTTTTACTTCTGTTTACCTGCCGAAGGACAAGGCTGAAAAGCATCCGATTTTAATGGAGCGCACGCCTTACAGCTGTCAGCCTTATGGAACCGCGTTCCTGCCTTTCTGGAAAACACACCTGATGCAGTATTGCAAAGAGCAGTATATCATGGTGATACAGGACGTTCGCGGCAGATGGATGAGCGAGGGCGAATTTGTGGATGTGCGGCCCTTCAACCCAAACAAGAAAACAAAGCAGGATATTGACGAGTCGACCGATGCTTATGATACGATCGACTGGATGGTGAAAAACCTGGAAAATAATAATGGGAATGTAGGTGTCCTGGGTACCTCGTACCCCGGATTTTATTCCAATATGGCCTCGCTGAGCGGGCACCCGGCGTTAAAAGCGGTTAGCCCCCAGGCGCCGGTAACTGATTGGTTTGTGGGTGATGATTTTCATCATAACGGCGCTTTCTTTGTGATGGACGCATTTGACTTTTATTTTGGCGGTGGCTTCGGTCAGCCGCATCCCAAACCAACACCTTTGCCGGCTAAGAAATACGACTACCCCGTACACGATAATTACGAGTTCTATTTGCGTGCCGGCGCCCTGCCAAATTTGACAAAATTGGTTGGTGACAGCCTTAAATTCTGGAATGAAATGATGAACCATCCAAACCGCGATGCATGGTGGCAGGCACGAAATGCAAGGGTTGGGGTGAGGAATGTAAAACCTGCAATAATGATAGTGGGCGGTGAATTTGATGCTGAAGATTGCTTTGGTGCGTGGAACTTATACCAGGCGCTGGTAAAACAAAGCCCTGCTACCAATAGCAGGCTAGTGATGGGACCCTGGTACCATGGCCAGTGGGAAAATAACGACGGGACGCACCACGGCAATATCCAGTTCGGCAGCAATACCAGCGAGTGGTATGCCAACTATATCGAGGTGCCGTTTTTTAATTATTATCTGAAGGGAAAGGGGTCGGTTGACAGCATTACGAAAGCCACTATTTACTTTACCGGCGAAAACAAATGGCACCGCTCACCGCAGTGGCCGCCTGCAGATATGACACCGACACCGGTTTATTTAGAGCCAAAAGGAAATCTGTCCTTCAGTGCAGAGGGGAATGATAAGAACACATCAGACAGCTACATCAGCGACCCGGCAAAACCGGTTCCTTATGATGAGGGCGTACATTTTAACCGCACGCGTACCTATATGTCCGACGATCAGCGTTTTGCTTCGCGGAGGACAGATGTATTAAGCTACCAAACCGGGATACTGGATAAGGATGTAACCCTTGGCGGACCTGTAATTGCCGACCTGGTAGTAAGCTTATCCAATACCGATGCCGATTTCGTGGTTAAGCTGATAGATGTTTACCCGGATAATGGGTCGTACAATAATGTGGATATTTACGCCGAAGAGGACCAGAAAGGGCCCTATCCCATGGGTGGGTACCAAATGTTGGTAAGGGCCGAGATCATGCGCGGGAAATTCAGGAACAGCTATGAAAAACCTGAGCCATTTGTACCCGGCAAGCAGACTGAAGTAAAGTATACGTTGCCTGATGTGGCGCATACCTTCAAAAAAGGGCACCGTATTATGATACAAATTCAAAGCAGCTGGTTCCCTTTAGTCGACCGCAACCCGCAGCAGTTTATGGATATTTATCACGCGAAAGATTCGGACTTTGTGAAGGAGACGGTCAATGTTTATCATGACCAGTCGAAGGTTGTTTTGCCGGTGCTGAAAAATAACTAA
- a CDS encoding SDR family NAD(P)-dependent oxidoreductase, which translates to MSKLRFKDKWVLVTGASSGLGEEMARQLANSHGANLILLARRKDKLESLKSELEKQAGVKVKVITADLSKLDEVDQALDEILKGGDLYGAILNAGITYFGKHEELTWDYFQTMLQTNVNAVARMTNRLAFDFEKTAKEGGILIVSSMAAIFPVPYQAAYSGTKAFILSFATALSHELTNKNFSVTVYTPGGIVTEMTAGEKFNDLKSWLMPVDQAAKEGIDAFIKRKLVHIPGFMNRVGGFFIKFLPKGFVMKQMSGVYRKSLDKAEKK; encoded by the coding sequence ATGAGCAAACTGCGATTCAAAGATAAATGGGTACTGGTTACCGGGGCGTCTTCGGGCCTGGGCGAAGAAATGGCGCGTCAGTTGGCTAACAGTCACGGCGCTAATTTGATCCTGCTGGCGCGAAGAAAGGATAAACTCGAAAGCCTGAAATCTGAACTTGAAAAACAGGCCGGCGTCAAGGTAAAGGTGATAACGGCCGACCTCTCGAAATTGGATGAAGTTGACCAGGCGCTGGATGAAATTTTGAAAGGCGGCGACCTTTATGGAGCAATTTTGAATGCAGGCATCACTTATTTTGGTAAACATGAGGAATTGACCTGGGACTATTTTCAAACCATGCTGCAAACCAACGTCAATGCTGTTGCACGGATGACCAACCGGCTTGCCTTTGATTTTGAGAAAACGGCGAAAGAAGGCGGCATACTCATCGTATCCAGCATGGCGGCGATATTTCCAGTGCCGTACCAGGCTGCATATTCGGGTACCAAAGCATTTATTTTGAGCTTTGCGACCGCACTATCGCATGAATTAACGAATAAAAATTTCTCGGTCACCGTATATACCCCCGGCGGCATTGTTACCGAAATGACCGCAGGAGAGAAATTCAACGATCTTAAAAGCTGGCTGATGCCGGTGGACCAGGCGGCAAAGGAAGGTATCGATGCCTTTATCAAACGAAAGCTCGTACACATCCCGGGCTTTATGAACCGTGTCGGCGGCTTTTTTATCAAATTTCTACCAAAAGGATTTGTGATGAAACAAATGAGCGGCGTTTACCGGAAGTCATTGGATAAGGCTGAAAAAAAATAA
- a CDS encoding polysaccharide deacetylase family protein, whose product MKKSLLVLLFIAFSIYSFAQETKTYAEKLGWPKGAKVLILHVDDAGMSHDSNDGVEQATGKGVATSTSVMMPCPWVPEIVKYIKEHPDLDAGLHLTLTSEWENYRWGPLAGKAAVPGLVDKEGSFYPAVAAVYFSASGDEVDREIRAQLDRALAMGFKPTHLDSHMGTLFAKKAFMEKYIQLGIEKQIPVMFPGGDDLFYKAEAKAALIADMKKKGTYKEGMAIPDPAELTGAKDIGAMIWKNGLPVLDDLHNSSYDWQMPDIEHKTDAEIQKWYTDHYIESIGRLSPGLTMVIMHCTNPSLTFKYICNESKKRKGDMMAMLDPRLKEFLAKNGYILTTWREVMERRKKAEND is encoded by the coding sequence ATGAAAAAGTCTTTACTAGTCTTGTTATTCATTGCTTTTAGCATTTATAGTTTCGCGCAGGAAACTAAAACCTATGCCGAAAAACTCGGCTGGCCCAAGGGCGCTAAGGTGCTGATACTGCATGTGGACGACGCAGGCATGTCGCACGACTCGAACGACGGCGTGGAGCAGGCTACCGGCAAGGGAGTGGCTACTTCAACCAGCGTGATGATGCCCTGTCCCTGGGTGCCCGAGATAGTGAAATATATTAAAGAACACCCGGATCTGGATGCCGGGCTGCACCTGACGCTTACTTCCGAATGGGAAAATTACCGCTGGGGGCCGCTGGCAGGCAAAGCAGCCGTGCCCGGCCTGGTTGATAAAGAGGGAAGTTTCTATCCGGCAGTTGCGGCGGTTTATTTTAGCGCATCGGGCGATGAGGTTGACAGAGAGATCCGCGCCCAGCTTGACAGGGCCTTGGCTATGGGTTTTAAGCCCACACACCTCGATTCGCATATGGGTACGCTGTTTGCGAAAAAGGCTTTTATGGAAAAGTATATCCAGTTAGGTATTGAAAAGCAGATACCGGTAATGTTCCCCGGCGGTGATGATCTTTTTTACAAGGCGGAGGCGAAAGCAGCATTAATTGCGGATATGAAGAAAAAGGGAACTTATAAAGAAGGTATGGCCATACCCGACCCGGCTGAACTTACCGGAGCCAAAGATATAGGCGCCATGATATGGAAAAATGGTTTACCTGTATTGGACGATCTGCATAATTCGAGCTACGACTGGCAGATGCCGGATATTGAGCATAAGACTGACGCCGAGATACAAAAATGGTACACCGATCATTATATTGAAAGCATAGGCCGCCTTAGCCCGGGCCTGACAATGGTGATCATGCATTGTACCAACCCGTCGCTGACATTCAAATACATTTGTAACGAAAGCAAAAAACGTAAAGGCGATATGATGGCCATGCTCGACCCGAGGCTGAAGGAATTTTTGGCTAAAAATGGCTACATTCTTACCACCTGGCGGGAGGTGATGGAAAGGAGGAAAAAGGCTGAGAATGATTAA
- a CDS encoding LolA family protein, producing the protein MTKKIFASILAVLLTLNIAFAQKDVEAKKILSAVSKKYSRYNIIKADFTFSLEDPQAQVNDTQTGTLISQPKANKFKVTIYDPKEKKATVIQEIISDGKSQWTYNKKDKEVELNDVDHSDDNLNPAQIFTIYEHGYKYVYNGDEKIDGKLCQIIDLTPEDTKKQFFKVRLTIDKAKKAIYSALIFDKNGSRYTYTIRSLTSEPKMPESTFTFDKKDHPGVEVVDLR; encoded by the coding sequence ATGACTAAGAAAATATTTGCATCTATCCTGGCAGTTTTGTTGACCTTAAATATCGCGTTCGCGCAAAAAGACGTGGAAGCAAAGAAAATTTTAAGCGCAGTAAGCAAAAAATACAGCCGCTATAACATTATTAAGGCTGATTTCACCTTCTCCCTCGAAGATCCGCAGGCACAAGTCAATGATACCCAAACGGGTACGCTGATATCGCAGCCAAAAGCCAATAAATTTAAAGTGACCATTTACGATCCGAAGGAAAAAAAAGCTACCGTAATACAGGAAATAATAAGCGATGGCAAAAGCCAGTGGACCTACAATAAAAAGGATAAGGAAGTGGAATTAAATGATGTGGACCATAGCGATGACAACCTTAACCCGGCGCAGATATTCACCATTTATGAGCATGGCTATAAGTACGTTTACAACGGCGACGAAAAAATAGACGGCAAGTTGTGCCAAATAATCGATCTGACGCCCGAGGACACAAAAAAGCAGTTTTTTAAAGTGCGCCTGACCATTGACAAGGCCAAAAAAGCAATATACAGCGCGTTAATTTTTGATAAGAATGGTAGCCGCTATACTTATACCATTCGCAGCCTGACTTCGGAGCCGAAAATGCCGGAAAGCACATTCACTTTTGACAAAAAAGATCACCCGGGTGTGGAAGTGGTAGATCTGAGATAA
- a CDS encoding class I SAM-dependent methyltransferase — MNEIKEQFGNVSKRYDSQREFLIPCFQDFYTACMPLVRSLTHAKTALDIGAGTGLFSQFIHREKPDLKFTLLDVSGQMLNVAKERFEGESNFEYIELDFGKDALPGKYDLIISGLAIHHLEDADKAKLYKNIYKALNDGGLFINADQVAGRNLLFDSLYKYNWRETVTHSGLDHEALIQAFERTKLDKLAPLETQLHMLEKAGFNDVDCIYKNMNFVVFGGFKDENVETAVI, encoded by the coding sequence ATGAACGAGATAAAAGAACAATTCGGAAACGTTTCAAAGAGATACGATTCGCAGCGCGAATTCCTGATCCCTTGTTTTCAAGATTTTTATACGGCCTGTATGCCGCTGGTAAGGAGTTTGACCCATGCCAAAACTGCATTGGATATTGGTGCGGGAACCGGCCTCTTCTCGCAATTTATTCACCGCGAAAAACCCGACCTGAAATTTACCCTGCTCGACGTTTCGGGACAGATGCTGAACGTGGCAAAAGAACGTTTCGAAGGTGAGAGCAATTTTGAATACATAGAACTGGACTTTGGTAAAGACGCGCTGCCCGGCAAATACGACCTCATTATTTCGGGTTTGGCCATTCATCACCTGGAAGATGCGGACAAGGCCAAACTGTACAAGAACATTTACAAGGCACTTAACGACGGCGGCCTTTTCATCAACGCCGACCAGGTAGCCGGGCGAAATTTATTGTTCGACAGCCTGTACAAATACAACTGGCGTGAAACGGTGACCCACTCTGGTCTGGACCACGAAGCTCTTATCCAGGCTTTTGAACGCACTAAACTGGATAAACTGGCCCCGCTGGAAACTCAATTGCATATGCTGGAAAAGGCAGGCTTTAACGACGTAGATTGCATCTACAAGAACATGAATTTTGTAGTCTTCGGCGGGTTTAAAGACGAGAACGTGGAAACGGCGGTGATTTGA